The Mercurialis annua linkage group LG7, ddMerAnnu1.2, whole genome shotgun sequence genome includes the window CAAAACAAGAGCTAAGAGACGATGATCATTACGATGCTGGGCAGGCTACCGTTGAGCATTTTAACGGAACTCTGTCATCGTCGGTATATCCAAGCATCATGGGGAACTTCCCCTCGTAAAAGTTACTTTTTTCGCTTTTTGAAGTACAggtaaaaaaacacaaaacacaGAAAggtaaaggaaaaaaaaagggtATTTATGTTTGAATGATGTTattgttatactatttttttgctCATATCTGTAGACTGTAGTAGTTGTAGTTCACCTTATTTTATAGAAAATGTATAcagatattatattatatattatagatTTCAATTTTGTATGttatagttaatttatgtgtttgaGGAAGCATACGTGTTCACTGGATCAGGGTTAAATTTCGCTCGTTCATCCAGTTTTCAGCGTTTTCCCACGGCCGTCCTACTTTTTCTTCCCTTATTATTTATGGTTAATATTCAGTTTTGGTTCttgtaaacttttagttttttagCTTCAGTCTTAGAactttgttattttaatttttcttgataaatttaaaagtttattccTAAGGGTTATGATACTACGCATATTGTGATCTTAGTCTCACAAAAATGAAACTAAAGAGCAATTCATGGATTATATGCTCAAGTAAGTATGCTACTGGAAGTAAATTGTTTTTGGTGTTGcctctctaatttttttttcatctctttaaaattttcatttaatccTTAGTTTTCTTCGATGTAGAAGTTCGCTTTCTGGTTTCCACTAGAAATTACAGTTTTTCACCAATATGTTCATATTTATCAATGTTTTATgggttttttatttgaataaaatacTTTGATGCTCGAGTTTTATGTGTTTTTGGTgtgtttttatgaaatttgagtTTGTTTGTGTAGATTTTTGAATTATTCAAGACCTTTTAGCGATTGTTCGAGGTTTATCAAGTTTCTTGGAGATTCAAGGTTTTTAGGAGTTTGATTGAAAGTTTTCTCTGAGATGAAATTAGCTATGGATTTCTCTATAGGTGTAAATGGTGTACGAGATCTTCTTGGTTTGTTTTGAGCCGTCAAATTTTCTTCCGTTGTGAAGATATTTTCGGTTTGCACGTTGATTTTCTTAGATTATTCAAACAATTTTAGTGATTGTTCGGACTTCATATTCAAGTTTTTGAAGATTCAAGATTTTTTGATGTGTTATTGTCTATCTCTTTTGAATTTCGTTAAATGAtcggaaatgttaggatttaatGGTTCGAGCGGATCATCGATATGATCGGACAGTGTTAAATCAAAATCCTTGTGCTAATAGAACCTTATTCACCGTTGAAAGTCAGGACGACTCTTTTAGCGAGATTGATATGTTcttgatttttcttcttttcgtttaaattcttttatttgtattttggTTGTTTCTTAATATATATTCTAGAATCTTGTATGACTTTTATTATCTTGTATGTTGATCGGATGAAAAAAAATCTACATCATTATATATCCAGCGCTATAGAGGGCAATTTTGACCATTTTATGGCCAAAATTACCCCCCCAGTCTCCACCCCTTAAATCTTTTCATTTTGCCGTAAATAATTTTGTCATATATTGTTAGTCTTagtgttatttttttttcgtttctcTGATTTTTTCACCTTACATGTGTTTTTCTCTTCTTTAGATGTGAAGCTCCTATTAGAGGTCGTTTAGAGATCGTCCCAACAGTTGAATCGGCAAATCTGAAATATCTAATACAATTTGATTTACGTCCGTTAGATTTATTGTGGCTTTAGAATTTTATTCCTATATTCTTCTATATCTCTAAAATATTACATCAATTAGgctaaatttatttatagattttcCAGATAGATGACACTTTAAGTATCGTTATATTTATCTATACCGATGTCGTGGCTATATTTGACATTCTTTGTAGTCGATTTAAAACTCTCTATAGATGATTTTatcattaataatattttatccttttgcaaaaataaaactatgtcattaattttatccataaatCCATATATCAACTCATTAATGTTAAggataagaaagaaaaatatgtgATTAATGCAAAAGTGATATTCTTTTTACGagatcaaaattataaaaaatgggGACGAAAGgagtataaaattaataaaatactcATAATTATGATATCGAAACTAATTGAATTATAATTCCAATGTATGACCTTTATACATATGAAATGGCTTTGATTTTTGAGAATCGTTACTttatattgatttaatttagaacaatcaaaagaaaaaaaatgaaagaaaaaaaactcttCTTTCCCCTCTCTTTAAATTCTTTCCCCTTCTTAAAAAATCCTAACCGCAACTCTCAAAAGAAggtgatttcattttttttagcacAAAATAACCACTCCACCCTCTAATTTTTTTctactattttaatatttagtttgTTTTGCGGGAATAATCATAGATTTAAGATCTGttggtttttctttttttcttttgtgagTTTTTTTTGTCTTCCTTTGTAGAGGTTTTATCTAGTAGAATTTTGATTCatattctttataaatatatctagTAGAATTTTGATTCATATTCTTTATAAATTTTGCTATTTTCTAGATAGCAATATTTACAGAGAGCAGATCTGAAATGTtagcaaaaatattatttctaattttCTCTCAAGGAAACGTATTTAAAAACCAAAGTGTCGATTTGTGATTTATAATAACCACTGAGTAAAGCGGAGAAATAGTCGGGTTGCACATTCAAATAGTTCTATCAATGCGTTTGTagaaattagatatgattttCTGTTACTTTACTAATCAAGTTGTACTTTCTTTATAGCTATTACTAAAATGCTCATTATTatcacaaaaaataaaacaatcaaatggattattatttttttaacataaaatacCTATATCTAGCTAAATTCTCAATTCttgtaaaagtaaaattttgtctatttttaCACCGACAGAAAAAGTATAAGATTATAAAGATAAGTGAGTGTTACACCGACATGAAAAGTATAAGATTATAAAGACAAGTGAGTGCCCTTAATACTTTTTATCAGCGCAAGAGATTTAATTACTGAAggtaaataattatttaagatAGATCATAGATCATTTACAATATGAATGACATCTTTACCTGCTAATcactttttaaatcaaattttgaataaaaaaatagaaggtTTATTTAAGACTCAACCGATTAATAACATCctaagtagcacggaaacggaaacgagaaacggaaacgatacgaaacggacacgggaaaacgaaagttttttaaaatgaaggacacgaaacgtggggaaacgtgtaaataataaaaatttagggatatatttataaaaatattatttaaatatttatgataattaacaaaataattcaatttaatatacaaaatatctaaaattttataaatatataaaaaaatataatacaattcaacacaaataagtatatttgttgtattgtggacaatgcgaatgtaaaatttatgggtaactagttagatttttttatttgtgggtaataattttaaacttttttacaaattttaatttttattatttacagaaacggcccgaaacgtttcgtatgggtgtccaagagtttccggtttccaaaacgtttccgaaacgggaaacacaactttatcgaagtttccgtgcttcttagatAACATCTCGTACAGTAATTGATTAACCGGACAAATCTATAATCATTCATGCTTTTCTCGCAAATAATGCATgattaatcaaaaaataaattagaatgtAGACTTTCACTATTTCTAATCAAACTTTGAGtaatttggaaatttgtttatcAAATCTCTCTATCAACTCTTCAGAACATGATAATTTCTTTGAACTGATGAcagtatcaaaaaaattaagttttaacTCGATTCTATACTTTAGAACTCATATTTTTGATGGATCTTTAACTCAACTATCTTATTAGGAACTTATCACCAAGATGCAACACAAACAGAAAAAACAAGTATCGCTTATATTTCAGGGGAAGGATTCAATTCAAGAGAGAAATTCAATGAGATCATATAAAATTCATGCATTACAAACAATACAATAAGTGAAACCACGAAGAGCATACTCTACTTTTAATGAGAAAAAGTACAACTGACAAAAAAACAAACAAGATGATTAATAActaaaggttatgaaagaatAATTTCTCAATTAGCTCTAATCGTCATTAGAAACACTGAATTAGCTACATTGATCTTCATCGATTTGAGAACTGCTATCTCGTAGGTCTACCCACAACTTCTTGTAATTATTTCATTACTCAATCATAAACAATCCTAGCAAACAAATCTTACCTATAAAGAATGAATCCCACTCCAAACTATTCTGTGTCAAATCTACCTATGATGATCATATAATTATGCAGTTTGCGTGTGTTACGAACACAACCATAAGCAAAAAGCACCTGCAAATAACTAAAACTAAATTACAAACATAACCATATCGCCATAACCAAATTCTGAGCGATACCTAGCAAACATATCGGAATCACAAACACTGACACCATATCGGCAAACTACATGCCGCAATCCAAACCACCAAGCAATAACCTACTCTGGCCACAATCAATACAATCACAAGTGATAAAGTGctacaaaactaaaaatatactaCAAAAACAGAGAATTATTCATAATAGGCGATAGCCCACATCATAAttatcataataataataaaaaagtacCTAATATACAAACCACCATCttaatcataatcataatcatcatcatcattacaCTGGAAAAAAAACCAACATAACATGAAAGAcaacaaagtaaaaaaaaaaataaaccccATATAAAAGGCAAAGTTACCAACTTAACCTCAAACCCGCATCAGACCTTTCACTTCTTAAGGCTTCCTCGAACCCCCGGACGGGGTTTAGAAGTATCGGCCGCCGCCGCGGCGAGAGCAACATGCAAATTAACAAGCTTATCTTCTTCATAAGGAAGCTTCGGGTGTCGAGCCTCGTGATGGATCTCCATAGTTTTCAAATCGGGAGCGGTAATTTTGCAATGGGGACACTCGTATTTTGCGTGGCCGCCTTTTTCTTTACCGGTTCTGTCGAGGATTCCGGCTTTGCCTCCGCCTCTGTTTGTCAACGCCGCGTCCACTTTGGCGGCGATTTCTTTGGCCGTGTGCTTCTTTGGCTTCGCCTTTCCTGTCATGACTCGATTTCGAATGAAAACCCTAAATCAagtaaaaaccctaattttaattttgttttgatcGCGAGAAAAAAAGAGGGGTAAGTGTGTGTATATATAGGCTTATCTGGGTCTTAGTGCGGGTTACGTTGGCTACGTGGTGGGTTTTGGTTGGCTaggtctttttttttctctttttatgtAGGAAAAAAAGGTTAAAGAGACCCTCATAACTTTTTGAAAGGTGCAAATATGCGATATCACTTTTGAATAAAAACTTGCTCCAAAAACATatgttaacaaaaataaaatccttctaatttaatagtaaactgagCATATAACAcaaatttgatataaaaaaaaactggaCATGCTCATTTATTGAACTTTGTTTCacaagttttaactttttttaagaaaaaaaaactcaccATTGAATTTGAATAGTATAATGCAAAATATAAGGCTCAATTCATTAGACACTCCACAATAGGGGTGTGCATCGGTCAGTTCGACCACCGAACTAAACCGGAACCAAATTAACTGAaccaaaaatgttaaaaatttccaaaatcaAAATCGAAacgaaaccgaaccgaaataatattttggttcgatcggttatttcggttaactAAAATAACtgaattttgttaaaattaattattgaaaaataaaaaatatgaatttataattaatgtACAATTTTAGGGACTTTAGTAGCTAAATcctaaaaatattacaaaattatcttaacttttttaaaaagtttacaaaaataatactacaaatacatataatttggttattttgttcggttcggttaatttgAAAATTCCGTAGcctaaaccgaaccgaataaaCCAAAAACCAAATCGGATTAAAATTTTGGTATGGTTCGGTTGGTTATTTCGGTTTCAACCAAAAATATTGCACACCCCTACTCCacaacataaaaatattataaataccaATATGATAAATACATAATCCGCTTTCTTGAGACACATCCTCTCAAACCGTATCAAGTCTCTTCATCTTTATTTGTTTGAGAGGcgtttttttttggtaattttggGCAAAAAATACTTGCTTGtccctttaaatttttaatatttagtttgAATAAATTGTATATCTTGACTAATTTTGGTCgaaatttaattctttttaatttagtgTCTTAATTAGATTTAATCATTGCATGGCCCAACAACTCATAATcatcaataatttaatttgtaacataGCCGTCTAATGAAGATTCAACTGCTGCTACAAACATACTTAGCAAGTTTTATGaagtaattcataaaaaaaagtgttatgaagtaattcataaaaaaaagtgttATGAAGTAATTCATAAAAGTGTTATGAAGTAAATCCTTAAATCCATAACACTAATAcggtaaaatttaatattaaaatagtatAATCAcagaaattaaaattcaatcatcaattatgtgtatatatatttttagcaaAACACTAGAACACCccttatatttattataaatacgTTCGTGTTTTAGCATCATATGATGTGAttccttaattttaataatgaaagcaattaaaatattacgatAGAATTTTATAATGTTAGTAACTCTTCATCTAAATGACCATTAGATTATttgtgaaaaaataaaaaagcttGACTACCTTTTCATGCCAAATTTAGGGTGGTGCCCAGAAAAATAATTTGGTAGATGGCGTTAGGCTAAATAGCACTTTAgcactaattaattactattattatctCAATTCTAGTGTTGTATTGTGGATATGCCGTAATAGACCACTCAACAGGCTGCAAAATAAACTCGACTCTTTCCTTTTTGAGTTTCCATACCAAAATAGACCCACAAAACTGGATGGGGTGCTTACATTTAGTTCGAactgaattaaaattttattttctgaaattgaaTCCCGCAATAATTTTAAGAATATGAAAAATTTCTTATCAAACAAAAAACCATTTTTATGATCTAAAACCGAATTAATGTCCTCGTATTGTATTTTAATCCGTTAATAGAATGTTTTTTTATCAGCGTTAATTGAATGTGGAAATTCTATTTTCACTATGAATAGTGTCTTCTTTAGAAGGTCACACAAGCATAGAAATTCATCCAAGACCGACCGACTTGAACAACTCATAAAATAGTTAGGAAATTTAAATTCTCTTAAGAAACCAATCATTCTATTTTAAATGAATacacaacaaaataaaataatctttcGATGTATATAAATGAAACTATCTTTTGATATAGAAAGTCCGATAGCGGCTATTAAAGCTATAGCACAGAAATAATcagaagaataaattcaagtCATCGTCAATGTGAGAAATATTCTCCTCCTACGGTACAAATGTTTGAAAgccgaaaaagaaaaaaaaaacaagtaataGTCACAGTTTGATGCAACAAACAGGCAGATGTTGCAAGGAACCAAACTAAAAACTGGTTCCTAATTTGATCTAATTTGCGGGTTCTTCTGTATGCTGTCTTCACTATAAAGTAATCGCCTCTTGTTCGAACCATATCCATGATACTGGAAGATAATGCTGTAAAGACACTGCCGCAAGCACATCCCGTCAAAGTTCTCGATGAATTTCAGGTCACCGTCCCTTGATTTTGCACCAGCGAAATGCTTATATTCCTCAAACACAGCAGGCAAGCACCAATTTTGCAGTTTCCTAAAGCAACCGACCAATGTGCCTGTCCTATGCTGCCAGAAAGAAGATAAAATGTCAGAACAGAACATACCGTCCATAAGAATCACAAATCCATCAAAACAGAATGCCAAAAGCGACAGTAAAGAACATCAGATTTATCGACGTGTCAACGGGAAAACGGGACACTTGAACACAAACactgtgttattttaaggtttcccaTATTAACTATGGAATTTCATATCCAAAATTCCAAGTTTCGGACATGATTCTAAAACAGAAACTATTAATTGAATGAATGGTTCGTGTTACTTAGACAACGACAATGcaataaaatatattcataagATTAACACCAATCAGAATCACAAATTGATCAAAAAGAGCATACAAATTCTCGGAATTTAACACCAATCAGAATCACAAATTGATCAAAAAAAGCATACAAATTCTCGGAACTAATCCGAGAAGAATCGTATAAAATTACCTTTCCTTGTTTGCAATGAATCAAGACTGGATGATTTCTCGAATCTGGAGATCAAGAAACAAACACATTTTAAATGGGCCCATTCAAACAGATTAACAGTAAcacaaaattcaaaatcaataacaaaattaaagatTCTGATTAGGGTTATTACCAAGTAAGATTTTCAAAGCCTCCGTCATAGCATGCTTTGTACTAGCTATAGAAGACtgcaaaattaaacaaaaaaatcataattattaattatatcaaaACACAAACTAATCATAACCttattaatcataattataatttaaaatattgaaaaattattaaattcttaCCGTTTTCCCCTCTAATCCAAACTGGAAGAGTTTAATATTATGAGCACGAAGAAACTCCAAATTTTCCTCTGGATAGGGTTCCAAACACAAGTATctgcaaaataaaaattaaccattattattaattaattatcgtGATTAacagaaaataaacaaaattagacattgaattagataaaagaaaagaaaaattacatgATAGAACGGAGATTGAGAGATTGAAGGAAAGAAAAATTGGAAGGCTGCGgaaaagatgaccggaaaattccATCTTCCACCATTGAGAAATTAACCGGTGGTTCAACCAATACGTCGTCgtttcctcctcctcctcctgaTTCCTCCAATTTCAATCCCATTTTTTTGAAAGAATCAgaaaaaaaaaccgaaaaagaatcaaaagaatcagaATCAGAATCAGAATCAAGAAGAGGAAAAGAAAGCCATTGTTGAAGACAGGGTAGAGAGAGAAGGGGAAAAAGGGGGTTTATTTAAGAGAGGGAAAAAGCGAGAAACGCTGTCGTTTTCAATTAGGGATTCAGATTCCGATTCTGACTCAAATTCTAAGTGATTGGATTGGAATGGGGATGAAACTagttttttgatttgatttgatttgatttggatAATTACGGTTAAATTGTTTGCTTAATATTTATACACAAAAATTACTTAAAGCtggtttaattaattattaattaattaagatttaCTGTTCTTCTTTTGCGGCGGCTTATGGAAAAGGAAGGAGAGAAGAAACATAATTGGTACCACTTCTTCAATTAGTCAATTTTGTATCGTATCAATATGAATATGAAAActacaaaagttaaaaattagtttaaattatttttaacgaTATGGTTGTCTATTAATTGTACAAAATTGTCTTATTTATATTCTAtagctataattaaataaattttattttttttaaatttctcatataaaatatttttaaactaatttttttattatagatatttttttattaaatataatctaatttatctattatataaaaaatatacctTTTAAAATCATGTTAAAACAACAGTTAATCAAATTTTACCTAATAAGTATGTCTATCAACTACCAGCAACaactaaaccaaacaattcctattattattattattaattataaaaatacaattttactattattaaatataatataggAGTGAAATTATCCCATTCacttattaattatgtttaaaatatggtcttgatttaattttttgaaattttagtttAGTATGATTATtaatccataaataaaatttatgactCCAACATATAATGGacaaagtaaataaaattgtataaaaaatattttccatAAACATTTTAGTAATCTATTTTTCACtatataataacaaaattagtatattttttcattaattattaataaaattaattaaagaagcAACTTATACTAAACTTAATGAAAATGTATACAAATTATGTTtcagtttaaattataaatgattataatataaaattattaataacaaTTAGTACTAagactcaaataaataatataattataaaaatgaaactgtaatttataaattaatatataaaagaataattaatgatAGTAAAAAAAACATCACTACTGGCTAAAAACTAGTGTAACAAAAACAGAATGGATTGGGTGGGGACTAtgattttgtagtgtttgttcTTGTTAGGAGGTTAATTGTTTATGGAatgttctttttcttttctctgcaaatatatatatatttaatgcaGACTTTGACAagtaaaatacatatttttatgtatattttctCCCATCTCTATGCAACTGCTTAGTACTTGCATATGTATCTTCTTAGTTATTGCTCTTAACAACATCATCTTTtgagggattttttttttacacaatttattaaaaaagaagaagatgaaatctGTTAATAAGAAGTAATATTACATATTACATACTATTTATACTTTTGTCTATATAGAAATATATTTgatatgtttgaatttttttaagtgaaataagACCATTAAAATATAAGGAAACGGACATCGTAACTAGGTTGCCATACCCTTTAGCAACAACATCAAAgatacatttaaaatatatgaaataacaataaaataaatagaaacaATCTTAACaatagtaacaattttaaaattcttaaaagaATTAACATCATCCCAAATATTATTGTTGTATAGTTAGGACAACATGTGTATAATTCAAAAGATGAAGACATTAAAATTACGTCAGGCTAATCTTTTAAAAAagggatttttagacaaatatatataaaataggaAAAGAATCTCACAAATACAAATTGAGCAGGACTTATAGAAATTTACAGGTTGACTTTAAAATCTAGCAAAACTATGTTTCCTCTTTCGCATATATACGATTCAATATAAATAGGAAACAAAACCCATGCAAAATCAATCATTCAAAAAGTTAAGAGATTCTGTTAAACTCAAACAACAAATTCTCTCAAAATTCAAAACAGAGCTTCGATTAATCACtgattagaacacgatcaattACAAAATTGATCATCGCGATCAATCACAGTTCAACAGAAGAAggataatcaatcaaaaaattggAGAAAAAGCGATGAATCACGACGACATGTGTTTACCAAACGATTTCGGTGAGTTTGATCAATCACATTTGTGCTAACTTTCAATCTTAATCGTGATTTTTAAACGAGCTGAAATATCAtacaaatttaactaaaaacaGATAATAATCAGTTAAACAgctcaaatcaaactaaatttagGTTTTGAATGATTCTCAAAATGTTTAGATGTGTTTATTTAGCTGAAAGCTgtgtaaattgttaaaattatgagtTAAGTTATGTATTATGAGTTAAGTTAAGTTatgtaaattgtttaataatcaGTTAAACACTTTTAGTATTGTTAGTTTACTAAAAGTGTTCTATGCGTTTGAATATGTTACAATGTGTATGTGTACTGAGTGAATGTGTTACAACGTGTATGTGCATGAGTGAATTTCAGCTtttgaaaatttagaaaaattaaacttacaatatttttttataagttttcaacaattataattatcactgtatttttcatttattttaatgtacATTTCTTAGTTTAGGTATTCTGTTTATAGATTACGAgaacttttataataaattaagtgCTAGTAAACAGTTAGTAAACTCATAGATTACCACTGGATTTCAACAGtttaatagttttataataaattaagtgtttattttatttttagataactaatgctatttttataagtttattgattttatataaatatgatgCAGTAAAAGCAACACTTCAAGGTCTTGTATACTACAATGGAGTATGGGATAAAGATTTAAATTACTCCAACTATAAGGTGAAAGGAATAATAATAAAGGAAgacataaactttcaaaaacTGAAGGAAATGATAGCTGGAATACTGAAGGTAAACCACTGGGAAACAGAGCTGGAAATGAAATATCGCTTAGAAGACAGCTACCAGATTTTAGAAGTTGAAGACAATGACAGCCTACAATTCTACATTGaactaaaaaaaaaggaaatgcgAGTAACCAAATTTCCTTTGTGTGTTACTAACAAAGTATGCGAAGAACAGTGGCAATCACCGGAACCTGAAACCTTCAATTCTGCCACAATGATTGAAGGACATTCAGAAAATATGATCTCCAGTGAAACAACAATGGATATTGTCAAATATGCTGAAATTTTGGGAGAACAGAATagcaaagaagaagaaaaagctgAGAGAACACCAGAAGACATCTCAATGGTCACTGAACCTAGTATAAAGGATATATATGTCGGGCAGATCTTTAAGGATAAAAAGATCATGATAACTAGTTTTTGTTTTTACACAATTGCTAACCACTTTCAATATAAAGTGAGTAAATCATGCCCGAAGGAATATATAGTCAATTGCTTAGACGACAATTGCAAGTGGACTGTAAGAGCCTCAAGAGATGGAAAGACAAGTATGTTT containing:
- the LOC126657794 gene encoding protein METHYLENE BLUE SENSITIVITY 1-like, whose product is MTGKAKPKKHTAKEIAAKVDAALTNRGGGKAGILDRTGKEKGGHAKYECPHCKITAPDLKTMEIHHEARHPKLPYEEDKLVNLHVALAAAAADTSKPRPGVRGSLKK
- the LOC126654464 gene encoding tyrosine-protein phosphatase DSP3-like; this translates as MGLKLEESGGGGGNDDVLVEPPVNFSMVEDGIFRSSFPQPSNFSFLQSLNLRSIIYLCLEPYPEENLEFLRAHNIKLFQFGLEGKTSSIASTKHAMTEALKILLDSRNHPVLIHCKQGKHRTGTLVGCFRKLQNWCLPAVFEEYKHFAGAKSRDGDLKFIENFDGMCLRQCLYSIIFQYHGYGSNKRRLLYSEDSIQKNPQIRSN